The following are from one region of the Pseudodesulfovibrio piezophilus C1TLV30 genome:
- a CDS encoding DUF4390 domain-containing protein has protein sequence MEHTDFKWPWVRCALLLGLAFILFPASGQAQTLSLMAPTIANDNGVLTANFGVTVVEKPILKGELEDGADLELKCVVKLFEVHDYWLDSTVSSAEFRSTLSFDRLNKEYVMTLPGRSLPLRDKNIEELLRKGWSSIKTDLGPWSVLQKGERYSLRLITTMNEKDAPEGLSRFIYFWSWDAGVDNTFHLNFTF, from the coding sequence ATGGAACATACTGATTTCAAATGGCCTTGGGTCCGGTGCGCATTGCTCCTCGGGCTGGCCTTCATCCTCTTCCCGGCTTCGGGTCAGGCCCAGACCCTGAGCCTGATGGCACCGACCATTGCCAATGATAACGGGGTTCTGACCGCGAACTTTGGCGTGACGGTCGTGGAAAAGCCCATTCTCAAGGGAGAGTTGGAGGATGGGGCAGACCTGGAACTCAAATGCGTCGTGAAGCTGTTTGAAGTCCACGACTACTGGCTCGATTCCACGGTTTCCTCGGCGGAGTTCAGAAGCACGCTCAGCTTTGATCGGCTGAACAAGGAGTATGTGATGACCTTGCCGGGTCGGTCACTGCCCCTGCGGGACAAGAATATCGAAGAACTGCTCCGCAAAGGATGGAGTTCCATCAAAACCGACCTCGGGCCATGGAGTGTCTTACAGAAAGGTGAACGGTACAGCCTGCGACTGATTACCACCATGAACGAAAAGGACGCGCCGGAAGGACTGTCCCGATTCATTTATTTTTGGTCATGGGATGCCGGAGTGGATAACACCTTTCACCTCAATTTCACTTTTTAG
- a CDS encoding universal stress protein produces the protein MEKELLLAIGDDRAASYNLRFLKKTFTAFCDLKLTLFYVTPLKPSWEVDESKIVPRGSGFDEFVKHSKHKGEKALTDAKQWIQDVAGCSGENVRTKVVHSQKGTVRELIDEAHKGMYDALLLGRKGFSWFEDLFTNSVCHKMLWSDIDFPIWICKRPPDTPLQDVLLAMDGSKASLRMVDHAAHMLAEEEHTLTLFHVAQQGFESARSARIFDEGLAILDEHGIAEDRIELKMVTARNVVKAITKEVKEGHHTAVGVGKHGAHAQSSVQGIFPSSVTVNLMRQLEHTALWVSK, from the coding sequence ATGGAAAAAGAACTGTTGCTCGCCATTGGGGATGATCGCGCCGCGTCCTACAACCTTCGCTTTCTCAAGAAAACATTTACGGCATTCTGCGATCTCAAGTTGACTCTCTTCTATGTCACGCCACTCAAACCCAGCTGGGAAGTGGACGAAAGCAAAATTGTGCCTCGTGGGTCCGGCTTTGATGAATTTGTCAAACATTCAAAACACAAAGGAGAAAAAGCTCTTACTGATGCCAAACAATGGATTCAGGATGTCGCGGGATGCTCGGGTGAAAACGTCAGAACCAAAGTCGTCCACTCCCAAAAAGGCACTGTACGCGAACTCATCGACGAAGCGCACAAGGGAATGTATGATGCTCTGCTCCTGGGACGCAAAGGCTTTTCCTGGTTCGAAGATCTCTTCACGAACTCGGTGTGCCACAAGATGCTCTGGAGCGACATAGACTTCCCCATCTGGATCTGCAAACGGCCGCCTGACACGCCACTCCAGGATGTCTTATTGGCCATGGACGGGTCCAAGGCCTCTCTACGCATGGTCGATCATGCCGCCCATATGCTGGCCGAAGAGGAACATACTCTCACCCTGTTTCATGTTGCCCAGCAAGGGTTTGAATCCGCCCGCAGTGCCCGTATTTTTGATGAAGGACTGGCCATTCTCGATGAACACGGCATTGCCGAAGATCGTATAGAACTCAAAATGGTCACCGCCCGAAATGTGGTCAAGGCAATCACCAAAGAAGTCAAGGAAGGACATCATACGGCTGTCGGTGTTGGCAAGCACGGCGCTCATGCCCAATCTTCCGTGCAGGGAATTTTTCCCAGTTCAGTGACAGTCAACCTGATGCGACAGCTTGAACACACCGCCCTCTGGGTTAGTAAATAA